A stretch of DNA from bacterium:
GCCGCTGTGCTCGGCTTGAATCGCAGCCACCTGTACCGAAAATTGGAGCAGTTGGGGATAGAGCCCGGCAAGCCGCTGAGCGCCGTCTGATGCCATTCATCCAATCCGCCCCGACGGAGTGGACGCGCCGGTCAGCGGTACAAGTTCTGCTTGACTTGTACAGAAAAAATTTCAATCTTTACTGTGCAGAACGCTTAAAAGAAAGATGCTCTTGCATTCAGGGGATTAAAGCGGATTCAATAGAAGAGGAAAATCACAATGCAAACAACGCCGCAAACCGTGGAGGAGAGCCTGTTGGCCATAGCGGGGAACTCGCGGGTCATCATCCTGACCTTGGTGGGAATCACGCTGGGCAGCCTGCTGGTCTGCTGGCTGCTGTTAAAATCCAATCGCCCGCGCTGGGCGCATCAGTTCATGAGCCTGCCCATCCTGATCACCACGGTTCCGGGCATCTTTTTCTGTCTGGTGCTGGCCTATCTGCTGTTCATCACTAAAGCCAACCTGCTGACCGTACCCTGGTTCTACTATTTCCCGCCGCTTTGGATGGCGCTCTCCCTCTATCTGTTCGGCAATCTGGTCGACTTTGATCTAGTCCCCGGGTTTGATCGCATCAGCGGGTTGGCGCTGTTTTCCGCAGTGAGCTTTGCAGCGATCTTTATCCTCGCCCGCTTGCACATTGTGGCGATTTTTTGGCTTAGGCCCGTCTGGTTGATCCCTCTGGTGATTCTCTTTTACCTGGGCTGGCGATTCGCCCTGCAGCGCATGTTCAGAAAACGCTCATCCTCCTGATTCCGCACCACAACTTTTTCAGGCGTGCATGCCGCCATCCATCAAGATGTTCTCGCCGTTGACATATGCCGAGGCCGGTGAAGCTAAAAACACGACCAGGCCTTTAATGTCATCAGGACCGGCCAGACGACCCACCGGAACCTTGCGGCTGTAATTATCCACGAATCGCTTCGGCTGACTTGGGTCTGCCAGTCCGCCGGGGCTGATGCAATTGACCCGGATCTTTTTATCTGCCAGCACCCGCGCCCAATAGCGGGTTAGAGTGATCATGCCGCCTTTATGAAAAAAATAATCCGGCGGCGGATATCCCATTTCGGTCCCTTCGTAGTTCGACAGATCCGGCCCGAACATACCCATCATGGAGGCGATGTTGACAATCGCCCCACCGTGCGGGATCATCAGATCCGTCATCTCACGGGTGACATCGAACAGACCGGTGGCATTGACCGCCATGGAAGCCTGCCAATCCTCCAGCGGGGCATCATAGCGCTTCATCGGCCGCGCCACCGCATTGTTGACCAGAACGTCTAATCGGCCGAATTGCTTTTGCAGCCGCGCTTTCAACGCCGAGATGGATTCATGATCCGCCAGATCCACCTGCAGGGCATGGACATCCAGGCCTCTTTCCCTCAGCGCGGTAGCCAGTTGCTCGCCTGATTCCCGTTGCCGGGATGCGGTGACCACGGTTCCGTCCGCCTCTGCCAACGCTTCGACAATCGGCCGGCCATACCGGCCCGCGCCGCCGGTCACCAAAACGATCTTGTGTTTCAAGCTCAGGAGTTCTTTGACATGCATAACTATTTCCCCATAGGATGCAAAGCGTTCTCTCAACGTTAAGACAGACCGCCTCTGGCCTGCCCCCGATCTTCTGGACGACCATAATGGAAAAATTCGCTCGGGGCCGAGCGACGCTTCGCTAGCGGCGCCGGTCGCGGACCACCAGCAGACATTTCGCCTGGTCTGATTGGGAGAGATCCAACTCATACTCAAAACCCAAAGGCTCCAACACGCGGCGATAGAGCAGATCGCAATGCCGGCAGTAATCTGAATAGGGCTGAAGATGGCCGGCGGCGAGCAGACGACCTTTGCTAGGGCATGCGCGCATTTCGATGCGAAAGCTGTCCTGATCCAGCGTCATGCGAAAATCCGCCGCCTCTTCCGCCAGAGTATGGCTCCAGTACTCAAAGCAGCCGGCCAGCCCCTTTTCCGCAGCCAGATTGCGCAGGTTGCCGAGGAAAGAATCCGACAGATATTGCCAGAAGGCGATCACCGCCGGCTTTCCGCCTTTTTGCTGCAAAAATTTGAACAGTTCGCTGTAAGCGGGGATAAATTCCGTGCAGGAGATCATGACTTTTCCTCCGGACAAAACCTCTGCACGCATCGCCCCTTCCCCGGTTCATAGTCGCAGACCGCGTGATAGCCGGCAGCCCGGCAGATGGCTTCATTGACATGAACCGTCGACTGACAAAACCGCGGGGTGAAAGGGCGGCCGGTCCGGACAAGATGGCTGATGGCGGGGCACTGGTAAACCTCCAGCACCAGATCGCCGTTTTCCCAACGGATGGAAAACCGGCCGTCCTCCCGCGTGAACACGGAGAGCAGATGCTTCTCCAACGCAGGCAAACCCTCCTGTTTCAGCTTGTCGATGAGCGGCGCATAGCACGTGCGGCCCACCTGCGTTAAATACTCGGCAGTCGCTTCATAGCCATAGGTCTCATCCAGATAGCGAACGGCATCAGCCAGTGCGCCGTGAAAATCCTTGTGCAGATAGTCGCGATCGCTCGCTCGTTGATCCATGATACGGATATGGTCTGACATAGCGCGCTTTCCCTAAAAGTTCATCATCGAAGGCAAGCGATCGCAGAGTGAACGCTTGCCCGCAGAAACGGCCTGCCCGGTCACATTCTTCGCAGAAACGGGCTGGTGACTTGATCGCTGCACAGACCTCTTTGGCTCAGCGTTTTTTTCACCGCGTGCACCCAATCGATGGGCAGTTCCGGTCCCAGCATGTCATCCATTTTTTTACGAAACTCTTGCTGCAGCTTAAAGGCTGAGGGGAAATCTCTCTTCAGGGCGGCCTGATACAACGCCGCCAGAAGAGGAATAAAGCAAGTTCCGCCGCCGGTCACCATACCGTCAGCACCCAGCAACAGACTTACATCATACACCGACTCATCGCCCTGCAGGATTCGGCAGGGGCGCGCAGCGCCGCGCGGATATCGACGCAACAGCTCTATCACCAAGGGCAGATCACAACTCGAATCCTTGATCGCCGCAACCTGCGGCCGTTTCATGATGTATTCCAACGTCTCTAAAGACACCCGGTTGCCGGTGCGGCTCGGCACATTGTAGAACACCAGCGGCGTGGAAAGGTTTTCCGCCAGACGATCGATGAACTCTTTAAGGCTGTCGCCATGGGGGAAGGAAAAATAATAGGGCGAGGTGGCCACCAGATAATCCGGGCCCAGCTCCTGAATCCGCTTGCCCATTTCCAGCGTCCGCCGGGTGGAAACATCCGAGATGGCCGCCAGCACCGGCACGCGGCCGCCGACATGCCTGACCGTTGTATCTACAACGATTAATTTTTGCTCATCCAACAGGGCCGGCCCTTCGCCCATGCTGCCGAGGACGAATACCGCCGACGCGCCCTGTTCGATCACATGGTCCAAGACCTTGCGCAATCCATCGACGTCCACATTTTCCGACCGATCCAGCGGCGTCGGTACCGCCGGAATGACTCCGAATAATTCCTTCATCACTCAATTCCTCAATTAAACGTAACTCATTTCTTGTTGTTTGGGGGCCGCTGAAGAGAAGCGGTGATGTTCCTGAAATAGTCCACCAACCCCAGCACATCGGCGCCGATGTTGATGAGCTGATACCCCATTTCCACGAGCTCCTGGTAATCAGCCAGAGTGCCCACGGTGCCGGCCAGCTTGCCTTTGGCCCGGGCCGCCTCGACGATGCGTCGGCGCGCCTGTTTGATCAGCGGATGGTCGCCTTGTCCCGGGGCGCCGATGGCGTGGCTGAAATCGCCCGGCCCGAAGAACAGCAGGTCGATGCCCTCCACGCCGGCGATGGCCTCCAGCTCCTCCAGCGGTTCCGGATCCTCGATCTGAATGATGACAAACTTTTCCCTGTTGGATTCCTCCAGATACTCTTTAAAATCGATCATACAATAGGCGCCGTCCGAATTGCCGCCGTCCACCGGCCGCCGGCCGATGGGATTAAACCGGGTCTGCCGGCTGATCTGGCGGGCATCCTCCAGGCTCATCACGTGCGGCACCATGATGGCATCGGCGTTGACCTCGAACGGCCGGATCAGATCGCTGTAAGAACCACGTGCAACCCGGACGATGGTGTCCATGCCCACCATGCGGGCGGCACGAATCTGGTTTTCGATGACAAACCAATCATTGGGCACATGCTCCATATCCAGCCACATGCACTCAAAACCGCACAGGCCGGCCAGTTCCACCACGCGCGGATCCGCCAGATTGGTCTTGACGCTGACAACCGTTTCGCCTGCGCGCATTTTTTTCAGCATACGATTTTCTTTTACGTGCATCAAGAATGGCTCCTTATTCGTTAGACTGTCATGTTCAATTTATTTGTTCTGTCTCGATGAATCATGATCTTGAGACTCGAACCCATCGCCTTGCTGAACTTGCAGAATCCGCCGAG
This window harbors:
- a CDS encoding aldolase is translated as MHVKENRMLKKMRAGETVVSVKTNLADPRVVELAGLCGFECMWLDMEHVPNDWFVIENQIRAARMVGMDTIVRVARGSYSDLIRPFEVNADAIMVPHVMSLEDARQISRQTRFNPIGRRPVDGGNSDGAYCMIDFKEYLEESNREKFVIIQIEDPEPLEELEAIAGVEGIDLLFFGPGDFSHAIGAPGQGDHPLIKQARRRIVEAARAKGKLAGTVGTLADYQELVEMGYQLINIGADVLGLVDYFRNITASLQRPPNNKK
- a CDS encoding dihydrodipicolinate synthase family protein, whose translation is MKELFGVIPAVPTPLDRSENVDVDGLRKVLDHVIEQGASAVFVLGSMGEGPALLDEQKLIVVDTTVRHVGGRVPVLAAISDVSTRRTLEMGKRIQELGPDYLVATSPYYFSFPHGDSLKEFIDRLAENLSTPLVFYNVPSRTGNRVSLETLEYIMKRPQVAAIKDSSCDLPLVIELLRRYPRGAARPCRILQGDESVYDVSLLLGADGMVTGGGTCFIPLLAALYQAALKRDFPSAFKLQQEFRKKMDDMLGPELPIDWVHAVKKTLSQRGLCSDQVTSPFLRRM
- a CDS encoding SDR family oxidoreductase, whose product is MHVKELLSLKHKIVLVTGGAGRYGRPIVEALAEADGTVVTASRQRESGEQLATALRERGLDVHALQVDLADHESISALKARLQKQFGRLDVLVNNAVARPMKRYDAPLEDWQASMAVNATGLFDVTREMTDLMIPHGGAIVNIASMMGMFGPDLSNYEGTEMGYPPPDYFFHKGGMITLTRYWARVLADKKIRVNCISPGGLADPSQPKRFVDNYSRKVPVGRLAGPDDIKGLVVFLASPASAYVNGENILMDGGMHA